A single window of Rhodococcus jostii RHA1 DNA harbors:
- a CDS encoding LmeA family phospholipid-binding protein, protein MRKLIIGIVFLVALGLVVDFGSAAYAEYRVSRELRAGASLTADPEVTVHGFPFLNQAWDGKYENIEIRAQGVQSDVVGEVTVESTLLGVSAPLSDLVDGSVKTLPVDHLSGRMLIDATDLGRFLDIPDLQVSAPPASKSDGTGGSGGSGMPTAGGVVLTGTVPVGPIETTVSVQADLVLDGGQVKIVASDFYFGPEGHADFTIPEPLAPAILGLFTRTIDPRELPFGVQPTEVYAEGSQIVIEGVGNNVTIDLNELQSR, encoded by the coding sequence GTGCGGAAACTCATCATCGGAATCGTCTTCCTCGTGGCTCTCGGTCTCGTCGTCGACTTCGGTTCGGCGGCCTACGCGGAGTACCGGGTGTCGCGGGAACTGCGGGCAGGCGCGTCCCTCACAGCGGATCCCGAGGTGACGGTTCACGGCTTTCCGTTCCTCAACCAGGCGTGGGACGGAAAGTACGAGAACATCGAGATCCGCGCGCAGGGAGTACAGAGTGACGTCGTGGGTGAGGTGACGGTCGAGTCCACCCTCCTGGGTGTCTCCGCGCCGCTGTCCGACCTCGTCGACGGCTCCGTGAAGACCCTTCCGGTCGATCACCTCTCCGGCCGCATGCTCATCGACGCCACCGACCTGGGACGCTTCCTCGACATCCCCGACCTGCAGGTTTCGGCCCCGCCGGCCAGTAAGTCGGACGGCACCGGCGGCTCCGGCGGCTCGGGGATGCCGACCGCGGGCGGCGTCGTCCTCACCGGCACGGTCCCCGTCGGGCCCATCGAAACCACGGTCAGCGTGCAGGCCGACCTGGTTCTCGACGGCGGTCAGGTGAAGATCGTCGCCAGCGACTTCTACTTCGGCCCCGAAGGCCACGCCGACTTCACCATCCCCGAACCCCTCGCCCCCGCGATCCTCGGCCTCTTCACCCGCACGATCGACCCCCGGGAACTCCCGTTCGGCGTCCAGCCGACGGAGGTCTACGCGGAAGGCTCGCAGATCGTCATCGAGGGCGTCGGCAACAACGTCACGATCGACCTGAACGAACTGCAGAGCCGATGA
- a CDS encoding winged helix-turn-helix transcriptional regulator: protein MELLLLTSDPNPEAVLPALALLAHSVRPAPTEVSSLLEASSADIALVDARTDLAAARGLCRLLGSTGSAVPVVAVLTEGGLVAVNSDWGLDDILLPGTGPAEVDARLRLLVGRTGGVASPEASGKITLGELVIDEGTYTARLRGRPLDLTYKEFELLKYLAQHAGRVFTRAQLLQEVWGYDFFGGTRTVDVHVRRLRAKLGSEYESLIGTVRNVGYKAVRPTRSKSGVPVPPVDDLDAEDADFESAEGPAIQ from the coding sequence GTGGAGCTACTGCTTCTTACCTCCGACCCCAACCCCGAGGCAGTGCTTCCTGCCCTCGCCCTGCTGGCGCATTCGGTGCGGCCAGCCCCGACGGAGGTGTCCTCTCTCCTGGAAGCGAGCTCCGCCGACATCGCCCTGGTGGATGCGCGCACCGATCTCGCGGCGGCTCGCGGCCTCTGCCGGCTGCTGGGCAGCACGGGTTCCGCGGTTCCCGTGGTGGCGGTGCTCACCGAAGGTGGCCTGGTGGCGGTCAATTCCGACTGGGGCCTCGACGACATCCTGCTCCCGGGCACCGGTCCGGCCGAGGTGGACGCCCGTCTCCGACTGCTGGTCGGACGCACCGGCGGCGTCGCCAGCCCGGAGGCCTCCGGCAAGATCACGCTGGGCGAACTGGTCATCGACGAGGGCACGTACACGGCCCGTCTGCGCGGCCGGCCCCTCGACCTCACCTACAAGGAGTTCGAACTCCTCAAATACCTGGCACAGCACGCGGGTCGCGTCTTCACCCGCGCGCAGTTGCTGCAGGAGGTGTGGGGTTACGACTTCTTCGGCGGTACCCGCACGGTCGACGTCCACGTGCGTCGTCTGCGCGCCAAGCTGGGCAGCGAGTACGAATCCTTGATCGGTACAGTCCGCAACGTCGGCTACAAGGCCGTCCGTCCCACCCGCAGCAAGTCGGGTGTGCCGGTGCCGCCCGTCG